In Halovivax gelatinilyticus, the following are encoded in one genomic region:
- a CDS encoding winged helix-turn-helix transcriptional regulator, which translates to MKLRQPTDFLILEALEETGRNVAPNLASHTGKSRKNINTRLPVLEDYGLVEKVGPADRSGLYEITQLGKSALVHQSEYDEVDDFDSLIASADAATDGGTPAQAVARGEHDDEE; encoded by the coding sequence GTGAAACTAAGACAGCCAACCGACTTCCTGATCCTCGAAGCGCTCGAAGAGACGGGACGAAACGTCGCACCGAACCTCGCATCGCACACCGGAAAGAGCCGGAAGAACATAAACACCCGACTGCCCGTACTCGAAGACTACGGACTCGTCGAGAAGGTGGGCCCGGCCGATCGATCGGGACTGTACGAGATTACGCAGCTCGGAAAGTCGGCCCTCGTCCACCAGAGCGAGTACGACGAGGTCGACGACTTCGACTCGCTCATCGCCAGCGCGGACGCGGCCACCGACGGTGGAACACCGGCGCAAGCGGTCGCTCGCGGCGAGCACGACGACGAGGAGTAG
- a CDS encoding VOC family protein: MTGDPHLVGHVHLKVSDLEAASEFYTEVLGLSVTESHGRFRFLSWGERHHDVALQEVRPDAPGPNDGVGLYHAAMEVPDGASLAAVYERVRARGVDVSAVDHGISKAIYFSDPAGNGLEIYLDTREENDQPHWSGTNRSFDPEGLAADR, encoded by the coding sequence GTGACTGGCGATCCCCATCTCGTCGGGCACGTCCACCTCAAGGTGTCCGACCTGGAAGCGGCGAGCGAGTTCTACACCGAGGTCCTCGGGCTGTCGGTCACCGAGTCGCACGGCCGATTCCGGTTTCTCTCGTGGGGCGAGCGCCACCACGACGTCGCGCTGCAGGAAGTCAGACCGGATGCTCCGGGCCCGAACGACGGCGTCGGGCTCTACCACGCGGCGATGGAGGTTCCCGACGGCGCTTCGCTGGCGGCGGTGTACGAGCGGGTGCGGGCCCGCGGCGTCGACGTCTCGGCCGTAGACCACGGCATCAGCAAGGCGATTTACTTTTCAGACCCGGCCGGTAACGGGCTCGAGATCTATCTCGATACGCGCGAGGAGAACGACCAACCGCACTGGTCGGGCACTAACCGGTCGTTCGACCCCGAGGGGCTCGCGGCGGATCGGTGA
- a CDS encoding DUF99 family protein, whose protein sequence is MSDSSGIRALGIAESTRGDRCTVAGAVVRADRVVDGAAFESATVGGLDFTDAIVQIVSDLEREDLHGTLVGAIAPAWFNVLDMDRLAAETDLPTIAVTFEASDGLEPALRDAFDGEALADRLDRYRNLPARSPFEVGGERVYLRSVGLSVDEREDLVRAFTPEGGRPEPVRVARELARAGSTYRARFDGSPESR, encoded by the coding sequence ATGAGCGACTCGTCCGGAATCAGGGCGCTCGGTATCGCCGAATCCACGCGTGGCGACCGGTGTACCGTGGCCGGCGCGGTGGTCCGCGCTGATCGGGTCGTCGATGGCGCCGCCTTCGAATCGGCGACCGTCGGCGGTCTGGACTTCACCGACGCGATCGTCCAGATCGTCTCCGATCTCGAGCGCGAAGATCTCCACGGTACCCTCGTGGGGGCGATCGCTCCCGCCTGGTTCAACGTTCTCGACATGGACCGCCTGGCCGCCGAGACCGACCTGCCGACGATCGCGGTCACGTTCGAAGCGAGCGACGGCCTCGAACCCGCACTCCGGGACGCCTTCGACGGCGAGGCGCTCGCAGACCGGCTCGACCGCTACCGGAACCTCCCGGCGCGCTCGCCGTTCGAGGTGGGCGGCGAACGCGTCTACCTTCGGTCCGTCGGCCTCTCCGTAGACGAGAGAGAGGACCTCGTACGAGCGTTCACGCCCGAAGGCGGCCGTCCGGAACCCGTCCGCGTCGCCAGAGAACTCGCCCGGGCGGGATCGACGTATCGAGCACGCTTCGACGGGTCGCCAGAATCTCGGTGA